A window from Lachnoanaerobaculum umeaense encodes these proteins:
- a CDS encoding twitching motility protein PilT produces the protein MVSIIAGEKGKGKTKILLEKANEAVLKANGSVIYLDKSSKHMYELNNKIRLINVSEFPIMSADGFIGFLSGLISSDHDIEAIFLDSFLKLSVLEGLDITSTIDRIETLGEKYGIEFVLSVSMDVNALPENAKKNVTVTL, from the coding sequence ATGGTTTCTATCATTGCAGGAGAGAAGGGTAAGGGAAAAACAAAAATTTTACTTGAGAAGGCTAATGAGGCTGTTTTAAAGGCAAACGGTTCAGTTATCTATCTTGATAAGAGTTCAAAGCATATGTATGAGCTTAATAACAAGATAAGACTTATTAACGTCAGTGAATTTCCTATTATGTCAGCAGACGGATTTATAGGATTTTTATCAGGTCTCATTTCATCTGACCATGATATCGAGGCTATATTCTTAGACAGCTTTTTGAAGTTGTCAGTTCTTGAAGGTTTAGATATTACTTCAACAATAGATCGTATAGAAACATTGGGTGAAAAGTATGGCATTGAATTTGTTTTGAGTGTTTCAATGGATGTTAATGCTTTGCCTGAGAATGCAAAAAAGAATGTTACTGTAACATTATAA
- a CDS encoding HlyD family efflux transporter periplasmic adaptor subunit: MAESKKIIPYKKRITLNVAIILFLIISLYLSFYVIKFLTRKQIRYSEVVEGSMSEDKTHTGLILRDESVEKAPSGGYINIYMKDGKRVAVGGRVYSLDATGDLKKLKEASAGKEDSISDSNVVEIKKKLSNFVSNYLDSNFEYVYDTKYLLDNAASEYSNIINIENIDNISNENELSLDIVTSLTSGEISYAIDDIVEKKEEDLTKSDFDTSKHPISYIKNEQLIEENTAVYRVVNSETWSIYFEFDKGEEELYAEKKRLTVKFKSNGLELTGNYSVVETKDGYRLGKLTFDKYMIQFISNRYVDFYIQSSDVNGLKIPVRSVLEKDFYTIPVDFLTKGGDGVEDGFYKEVDNDGVSSTVFVPADITKVTDKNCYIDKNNEDIKSGTKIIKPDSNEIYEVSNTEKLLGVYNIDKGYTAFKIIDIIGSNKEFYIIDKGTRNGLKVYDHILLNPDSFMEGDSIY; the protein is encoded by the coding sequence TTGGCTGAATCAAAAAAGATTATTCCCTATAAAAAAAGAATAACTTTAAATGTAGCTATAATACTCTTTCTGATTATTTCATTATATTTGTCTTTCTATGTTATAAAATTTCTCACAAGAAAACAGATAAGATACAGTGAAGTAGTAGAAGGTAGTATGTCTGAAGATAAGACTCACACAGGACTTATACTGAGAGATGAAAGCGTTGAGAAAGCACCATCCGGTGGATATATAAATATCTATATGAAGGATGGGAAAAGGGTTGCCGTTGGAGGTAGGGTATATTCATTAGATGCAACCGGAGATTTGAAAAAATTAAAGGAAGCATCAGCTGGAAAAGAGGATAGTATATCGGATTCAAATGTTGTTGAGATAAAAAAGAAATTATCAAATTTTGTATCAAATTATTTAGACTCAAATTTTGAATATGTGTATGATACAAAATATTTATTGGATAATGCTGCCAGTGAATATTCAAATATCATAAATATAGAAAATATTGATAATATTTCAAATGAGAACGAGTTGAGCCTTGATATAGTAACATCTCTAACATCAGGTGAGATATCCTATGCAATAGATGATATAGTTGAGAAAAAAGAAGAAGACTTGACAAAGAGTGATTTTGATACTTCAAAGCATCCAATTAGCTATATAAAAAACGAGCAGTTAATAGAAGAAAATACAGCTGTATATAGGGTGGTTAATAGTGAAACTTGGAGCATATATTTTGAATTCGATAAAGGAGAAGAAGAATTATATGCTGAGAAAAAAAGACTTACTGTAAAGTTTAAATCAAATGGATTGGAGCTTACAGGAAATTATTCGGTTGTTGAGACAAAGGATGGATACAGACTGGGTAAATTGACATTTGATAAATATATGATTCAATTTATATCAAACAGATATGTAGATTTTTATATACAATCATCTGATGTAAATGGTCTTAAGATACCGGTTAGATCTGTTCTTGAAAAAGATTTTTATACTATACCTGTTGATTTCTTGACAAAAGGTGGAGATGGTGTAGAAGATGGATTTTATAAAGAAGTCGATAATGACGGGGTTAGTTCGACTGTATTCGTTCCGGCTGATATAACAAAGGTAACTGATAAGAACTGCTATATTGATAAGAATAATGAGGACATAAAATCAGGAACTAAAATTATAAAACCTGATTCAAATGAAATTTATGAAGTCTCAAATACTGAAAAATTATTAGGAGTATATAATATAGACAAGGGCTATACTGCATTTAAAATTATTGATATAATAGGTTCGAATAAGGAATTTTATATTATAGATAAGGGAACCAGAAATGGTTTGAAAGTATATGATCATATTTTGTTAAACCCGGATAGTTTTATGGAAGGAGATTCTATTTATTAA
- a CDS encoding YggS family pyridoxal phosphate-dependent enzyme: MVKENLQEVIHNMEIACKNSGRDMKDVTLIAVSKTKPNDLIMEVYESGIRDFGENKVQDLVKKSEELPKDIRWHMIGHLQTNKVRQLLGNTVLIHSIDSIRLADTIDTEAKKKNIHVDGLLEINVAKEASKYGFIEDELEEVLPIFARYKNLHIKGFMTIAPNVDDAEENREIFKKLKKMSVDINQKNYDNIEVRFLSMGMTGDYVVALEEGADFVRVGTGIFGKR, translated from the coding sequence ATGGTTAAAGAAAACTTACAAGAGGTTATACACAACATGGAAATTGCCTGCAAAAACAGTGGTAGGGATATGAAGGATGTTACACTTATTGCTGTAAGTAAGACAAAGCCAAATGATTTGATTATGGAAGTTTATGAGAGTGGTATAAGGGATTTTGGTGAAAATAAGGTGCAGGATTTGGTCAAGAAAAGTGAAGAACTGCCAAAAGATATAAGATGGCATATGATTGGACATTTGCAAACTAACAAGGTTAGACAACTACTTGGAAATACTGTTTTAATACATTCTATTGACAGTATAAGGTTAGCTGATACAATAGATACAGAGGCGAAAAAAAAGAATATACATGTTGATGGGTTGCTTGAAATAAATGTTGCAAAAGAAGCTTCAAAGTATGGCTTTATAGAGGATGAATTGGAGGAAGTTTTACCAATATTTGCCAGATATAAAAACTTACATATAAAGGGATTTATGACAATAGCACCAAATGTTGATGATGCAGAAGAAAATAGAGAAATTTTCAAGAAATTAAAAAAAATGTCTGTTGACATAAATCAGAAAAACTATGATAATATAGAAGTGAGATTTTTATCAATGGGAATGACTGGCGATTATGTGGTGGCACTTGAAGAGGGTGCGGATTTTGTAAGAGTTGGTACAGGAATATTTGGGAAAAGGTAA
- a CDS encoding cell division protein SepF: MVKDLFERIREYLNVGGGEDDYQGEDDFEEGIDDTEEVDAEDEVEEESKLKTTHKITKVDNDNIVPIKKEVEVTMYRPTSVEESRLVVDSLKKGKTVVLNLEDVRTAIAQRIVDFVCGAAYEMQGNLQSISESIFIVTPANVVLSGDFTDLLGIEHNSSDASGFGG; this comes from the coding sequence ATGGTTAAGGATTTGTTTGAGAGAATCAGGGAGTATTTAAATGTTGGAGGCGGCGAGGATGATTATCAAGGTGAAGATGATTTTGAAGAAGGCATCGATGATACAGAAGAAGTTGATGCAGAAGATGAGGTGGAAGAGGAGTCAAAATTAAAGACTACTCATAAAATTACAAAGGTTGATAACGATAATATTGTTCCTATCAAAAAAGAAGTTGAGGTTACTATGTATAGACCTACATCTGTGGAAGAGTCAAGACTTGTTGTAGATAGTCTGAAGAAGGGGAAGACTGTTGTCCTTAATCTTGAAGATGTTAGAACAGCCATTGCACAGAGAATAGTGGACTTTGTATGTGGTGCAGCATATGAGATGCAAGGAAATCTTCAAAGTATATCTGAGAGTATATTTATTGTAACACCTGCAAACGTAGTATTGTCAGGAGATTTTACAGATTTACTTGGCATTGAGCATAACAGTTCGGACGCTTCAGGATTTGGGGGATGA
- a CDS encoding YlmH/Sll1252 family protein, producing the protein MEKDDLILRNKILDLARNAYFKNIVAYSVFLNLYEQTIFEMTRNELPNVNYTMFGGYSEAERKVVCFYCDKTPEFDILEYINISPANKKFAQDLTHRDFLGALMNLGIERHMIGDICIVDNIAHLITFKSMSETIINELDMVKHTKVVLQKESADDLKTVNRVEYKKINIPSERLDSIIGSIYNISRSKVNLYIDSGKVFINSKQCFLHSSKVKQGDIITVRGLGRARFLGISSLSKKGRLFAETEIFK; encoded by the coding sequence TTGGAAAAAGATGATCTAATTCTAAGAAATAAGATTTTAGATTTAGCAAGAAATGCATATTTTAAGAACATAGTGGCGTATTCTGTGTTCTTAAATTTATATGAGCAGACAATATTCGAGATGACTCGGAATGAATTGCCAAATGTAAATTATACTATGTTTGGGGGGTATTCTGAAGCAGAAAGAAAAGTTGTCTGCTTTTATTGTGATAAGACACCTGAATTTGATATATTGGAATACATAAATATTTCACCGGCAAATAAAAAGTTTGCACAGGATCTCACACATAGAGATTTCCTTGGGGCACTGATGAATCTTGGAATTGAAAGGCATATGATTGGTGATATATGTATTGTAGACAATATTGCACATCTTATTACATTCAAGAGTATGTCAGAAACCATAATCAATGAACTGGATATGGTAAAGCATACAAAGGTTGTTTTACAAAAAGAAAGTGCTGATGATCTAAAAACTGTAAATAGAGTAGAATACAAAAAGATAAATATCCCTTCAGAAAGATTAGACTCTATTATTGGATCTATATATAATATTTCCAGAAGCAAAGTAAATTTATATATTGATTCAGGTAAGGTGTTTATCAATTCTAAACAGTGTTTTTTACATTCATCTAAGGTAAAGCAAGGGGATATAATTACAGTAAGAGGACTTGGTAGAGCAAGATTTTTAGGTATAAGTTCCCTGTCAAAAAAAGGTAGATTGTTTGCTGAAACAGAGATTTTTAAATAG
- the aroB gene encoding 3-dehydroquinate synthase, with the protein MYLDRLEVNFENKPCYDIVISDDFSGLKKELNKLDIDNKRICIVTDSNVAEIYLDNIKEELSGLNVFVHTFEAGEKNKHLGTVSDIYDTLILNKFDRKDILLALGGGVVGDVCGFVAATYLRGIDFVQIPTTLVSQVDSSIGGKTGVDFKHYKNMVGAFYMPRLVYVNIDTLSTLPMVEFSSGMGEVIKHGLIFDREYYYWLFENSKNILAGDLKTLANMVLVSQKIKKQVVENDPYEKGQRAILNFGHTLGHAIEKEKKFTLSHGDCVGLGMLAAFYICIKKSKLRKEDRSFLTDLMKIYSLDTETDMDVEKVFGATFNDKKMESGKIKFILLNSIGEAYIDREVSKNDMMEALDSICRRI; encoded by the coding sequence ATGTATTTAGATAGATTGGAAGTAAATTTTGAAAATAAGCCATGCTATGATATAGTAATTTCAGATGATTTTTCCGGTTTAAAAAAAGAATTAAACAAACTGGATATAGATAATAAAAGAATATGCATTGTTACAGATTCTAATGTGGCTGAGATATATTTGGATAATATAAAAGAAGAACTTAGCGGCTTGAATGTATTTGTACATACTTTTGAAGCCGGTGAGAAGAATAAACACCTTGGTACAGTATCAGATATATATGATACTCTTATTTTGAATAAGTTTGACAGGAAGGATATCTTACTTGCACTTGGTGGCGGAGTTGTGGGAGATGTATGTGGTTTTGTTGCTGCAACATATTTGAGGGGTATTGATTTTGTACAGATTCCTACAACTTTAGTTTCTCAAGTTGATTCGAGTATTGGCGGAAAAACCGGAGTTGATTTTAAACATTATAAAAATATGGTTGGAGCATTCTATATGCCAAGGCTTGTGTATGTGAATATCGATACATTAAGTACACTTCCAATGGTAGAGTTTTCATCAGGTATGGGTGAAGTTATAAAGCATGGCTTGATATTTGACAGAGAATATTACTATTGGCTTTTTGAAAACAGTAAGAATATATTGGCCGGAGATTTAAAAACTTTGGCAAATATGGTTCTTGTAAGTCAAAAAATCAAAAAGCAGGTTGTTGAAAATGATCCTTATGAAAAGGGACAAAGGGCTATATTAAATTTTGGACATACTTTGGGACATGCTATAGAAAAAGAAAAAAAATTCACACTGTCACATGGTGACTGTGTAGGTCTTGGTATGCTGGCAGCATTTTATATATGTATAAAAAAGAGTAAGCTGAGAAAAGAAGACAGGAGTTTTCTTACAGATTTGATGAAAATATATTCTTTGGATACAGAGACAGATATGGATGTGGAAAAAGTATTTGGGGCTACATTTAATGATAAGAAAATGGAATCAGGGAAAATAAAATTTATCTTGTTGAACAGTATTGGAGAAGCCTATATTGATAGAGAAGTATCAAAAAATGATATGATGGAGGCATTGGATAGTATATGCAGAAGAATATAG
- the lspA gene encoding signal peptidase II, with amino-acid sequence MQKNIVYKFGLFLIMVAALVGVDQWSKYEALVKLKNGAAYPLINNILYFWYSENAGAAFGILQGKHIFFYIITLVVLIGILYLLFKLPNDSHYFLLLCCGGLIFAGALGNFIDRVIRNYVVDFIYFKPINFPIFNFADICVTVGTFLLFICLVFVYKESELEFYKK; translated from the coding sequence ATGCAGAAGAATATAGTATATAAATTTGGCTTGTTCTTGATCATGGTAGCGGCACTTGTGGGAGTAGACCAATGGAGTAAGTATGAAGCCCTAGTGAAATTAAAAAATGGAGCTGCTTACCCATTAATTAATAATATACTTTATTTTTGGTATTCAGAGAATGCAGGTGCTGCATTTGGAATACTTCAGGGTAAGCATATTTTTTTCTATATAATTACATTAGTGGTTTTGATAGGTATATTATACTTACTTTTTAAGTTGCCAAATGATAGTCATTATTTTTTGCTACTATGTTGTGGCGGTCTGATTTTTGCAGGTGCACTTGGCAATTTTATTGATAGAGTTATTAGAAATTATGTTGTAGATTTTATTTATTTTAAGCCGATAAATTTTCCTATATTTAATTTTGCAGATATTTGTGTAACAGTAGGAACTTTTTTATTGTTTATATGCTTGGTATTTGTATATAAAGAAAGTGAATTAGAATTTTATAAAAAATAG
- a CDS encoding RluA family pseudouridine synthase codes for MNSFEIIVEESDINKRIDVFLAKNLESFSRSYIQDLIKKGKATIGGKSIKANYRLRNGDNVVLNIPKPEPLEILPENIPLDILYEDNDVILVNKPKGMVVHPAAGHYSGTLVNALLYHCKDNLSGINGVLRPGIVHRIDMDTTGVIIACKNDNAHQNIAKQLAEHSITRRYVAIVNGNLKEDEGVVDAPIARAKNDRKKMAVDKDGKTAVTYYKVLERLKNYTYIECVLETGRTHQIRVHMSYINHPLLGDEIYSGKKESMKLQGQCLHAMVLGFIHPTTNEYMEFKAPIPEYFNEILKKFKKN; via the coding sequence ATGAACAGCTTTGAAATAATAGTAGAAGAATCGGATATTAATAAGAGGATAGATGTTTTTTTGGCAAAGAATTTAGAAAGCTTTTCTAGATCTTACATTCAAGACTTGATAAAAAAAGGGAAAGCTACTATTGGTGGTAAGTCTATAAAGGCAAATTACAGATTGAGGAATGGAGATAATGTAGTACTTAACATACCAAAGCCTGAGCCACTTGAGATTCTTCCGGAAAATATACCTTTGGATATTCTATATGAAGATAATGATGTAATACTTGTAAATAAACCAAAGGGAATGGTGGTGCATCCGGCAGCCGGGCACTATAGCGGTACTTTGGTAAATGCACTTTTATACCATTGCAAAGATAATCTTTCAGGTATTAATGGAGTATTAAGACCTGGAATAGTTCATAGAATAGATATGGATACAACCGGTGTTATTATTGCTTGCAAAAATGATAATGCTCATCAAAACATTGCAAAACAGCTGGCAGAACATAGTATTACAAGAAGATATGTTGCTATAGTAAATGGCAATCTAAAGGAAGATGAAGGAGTTGTAGATGCACCTATTGCCAGAGCCAAAAATGACAGAAAAAAGATGGCGGTAGATAAAGATGGAAAGACTGCGGTGACTTATTATAAAGTTTTAGAAAGGCTTAAAAATTATACATATATAGAGTGTGTACTTGAGACAGGTAGAACGCATCAAATAAGAGTTCATATGTCTTATATAAATCATCCTTTACTTGGTGATGAGATATATTCCGGTAAAAAGGAAAGTATGAAATTACAAGGGCAATGTTTACATGCTATGGTACTGGGGTTCATTCATCCTACTACAAATGAATATATGGAATTTAAAGCACCCATACCTGAATATTTTAATGAAATATTAAAAAAATTCAAAAAAAATTAA